From Chryseobacterium gallinarum, one genomic window encodes:
- a CDS encoding DUF3307 domain-containing protein has product MIFIKLILAHLLGDFILQPNSWVADKENHKLKSTFLYFHVLIHTVLSLIFLWDLRLWWVAMLVGVTHFIIDAAKLTFQNVKTKKRWFFIDQLLHILVIGGISFYFREFSFGFLQNQEFLKILMAALFLTTPASIFIKILLSSWTPAPDGPNTIQTESLTSAGKYIGILERLLVFTFIMVNHWEGVGFMVAAKSVFRFSDLAQAKQRKLTEYVLIGTLLSFGLAVLTGIIIK; this is encoded by the coding sequence ATGATCTTCATCAAACTCATATTGGCACATCTACTCGGAGATTTTATACTTCAGCCAAATTCATGGGTTGCAGATAAGGAAAACCATAAACTGAAAAGTACATTTTTATATTTTCATGTTTTGATTCACACTGTTTTAAGTCTTATTTTCCTTTGGGATCTACGGCTTTGGTGGGTGGCTATGCTGGTGGGAGTAACTCATTTCATTATTGATGCTGCCAAGCTGACGTTTCAAAATGTGAAAACAAAGAAAAGATGGTTTTTCATAGACCAGCTGCTGCATATTCTGGTAATTGGAGGTATTTCTTTTTATTTCAGAGAATTCAGTTTCGGTTTTTTACAAAATCAGGAATTTTTAAAGATATTGATGGCTGCTTTGTTTCTGACAACGCCGGCTTCCATTTTTATCAAAATACTATTATCATCCTGGACACCCGCTCCGGATGGTCCCAATACTATTCAGACCGAATCTTTAACAAGTGCCGGAAAATATATAGGAATTTTAGAACGCCTTCTGGTATTTACTTTTATTATGGTAAATCACTGGGAAGGGGTAGGTTTCATGGTTGCCGCCAAGTCTGTTTTCAGATTCAGCGACCTTGCACAGGCAAAACAAAGAAAGCTTACAGAATATGTTCTTATCGGAACACTCCTGAGTTTTGGATTGGCTGTTTTAACAGGGATAATAATTAAATAA
- a CDS encoding SatD family protein — protein sequence MIAVITGDIINSQHADTEVWITRLKNLLETWGSAPHTWEIYRGDEFQFKCGIDDVFWHFLAIKSLIKSQENLDVRMAIGIGEESFSSEKITESNGTAYVNSGRLLNDLKNDGHTVAIKTSNDSLDRDLNILLKWSSKDFDNWTMATAEIIHEMIMNQDITQEDLARRFAISQSSISQRLKRANYELIVETNQYFRKKISEL from the coding sequence ATGATAGCGGTCATTACCGGTGATATTATAAATTCACAGCATGCGGATACTGAAGTTTGGATAACCAGACTTAAAAATCTTCTCGAAACCTGGGGAAGCGCTCCTCATACATGGGAAATTTACAGAGGGGATGAATTTCAGTTCAAATGTGGTATAGATGATGTTTTCTGGCATTTTCTTGCCATAAAATCCCTTATTAAAAGCCAGGAAAATCTTGATGTAAGAATGGCTATCGGTATCGGTGAAGAAAGTTTTTCTTCGGAAAAGATTACCGAATCCAACGGAACGGCCTATGTGAATTCCGGAAGGCTGCTGAACGACCTTAAAAATGACGGACATACCGTTGCGATCAAAACTTCCAATGATTCTCTTGACAGGGACCTTAATATTCTTCTGAAATGGTCATCCAAAGATTTTGACAACTGGACAATGGCTACTGCAGAAATCATTCATGAAATGATTATGAACCAGGACATTACCCAGGAAGATCTCGCCAGGAGATTTGCTATTTCACAGTCTTCAATAAGCCAGAGACTGAAACGAGCCAACTATGAGCTCATCGTGGAAACCAACCAGTATTTTAGAAAGAAAATCTCAGAACTTTAA
- a CDS encoding endonuclease, with protein sequence MKKILLPVILISSYLSAQAPPGYYNGTAGLTGYALKSKLHDIIAEKTISWHYGDLPGYYNQTDLDVYYDHNPSNNTTFLLDIYSEVPSGPDAYEYTSAQLISSSGGEGMGYNREHMMPQSTFNSNYPMYSDLFYVIPTDAKINQLRSNYPYGISSTLPANIAYTFTNSSKIGTSMIPNLPYTGNVYEPIDEFKGDIARSLLYFAVRYEGKLGTFKYNTNANPALDVNPLDGTEERAFEPAYLAMLLQWHQQDPVSPREIDRNNAVYAIQKNRNPFIDNPAWINAIWSQTPDTIAPQAPSNLTSTQTSAYFSNLSWTPSPDADVIGYKVYQNGTLVAATKGTSVTIDHLSPSTTYNYTVKAYDNGYLLSPDSNILPVTTLASDSYAKDLFISKYLEGSTNGNKAIEITNKTGHSVNLSDYKLSIQLQGSNNSHYFPAPFEMEGVVQNNETFVVLNPSASFSCYTNDQAKFVTAAPQMTFYGYNYLELRYKSVTIDALGVTGQNNSTALKDVSLYRKASVNQPASTFNLNEWEAYPTDYCQNLGGTLSTSELITSADKVLKIYPNPVYDNLFVSGDPEKIKTAQVIDLSGKVIYTEKNPFRNKKNISMQGIPAGTYFLRLDDKVEQFIKK encoded by the coding sequence ATGAAAAAAATTCTACTCCCTGTTATTTTGATTTCTTCTTATCTGTCTGCACAGGCACCTCCCGGATATTACAATGGCACTGCCGGACTTACCGGTTATGCTTTGAAATCAAAACTTCATGATATTATTGCAGAGAAAACAATCAGCTGGCATTATGGTGATCTTCCAGGATACTATAACCAGACGGATCTGGATGTTTACTACGATCATAACCCTTCCAATAATACTACTTTTCTGCTGGATATCTATTCAGAAGTACCATCAGGCCCTGATGCTTATGAATACACCTCAGCGCAGCTGATATCCTCCTCAGGCGGGGAAGGAATGGGATACAACAGAGAACATATGATGCCGCAAAGTACATTTAACAGTAATTATCCGATGTATTCCGATTTGTTTTATGTAATTCCCACGGATGCAAAGATCAATCAGTTGAGAAGCAATTATCCTTATGGGATTTCCAGCACGTTACCTGCCAACATAGCTTATACTTTCACCAATAGCTCCAAGATAGGTACGAGTATGATTCCCAATTTACCATACACAGGGAACGTTTATGAACCTATTGATGAGTTTAAGGGAGATATAGCAAGATCTTTATTGTATTTTGCAGTAAGGTATGAAGGAAAACTGGGTACTTTCAAATACAATACGAATGCAAATCCCGCTTTAGATGTAAATCCACTTGACGGTACAGAAGAAAGGGCATTTGAGCCCGCTTATCTGGCTATGCTCCTTCAATGGCATCAGCAGGATCCTGTATCACCAAGGGAAATTGACAGAAATAATGCAGTATATGCAATCCAGAAAAACAGGAATCCTTTTATAGATAACCCTGCCTGGATTAATGCCATCTGGAGCCAGACTCCGGATACCATTGCTCCCCAGGCTCCCTCCAACCTAACCTCCACACAAACCAGCGCTTATTTTTCTAATTTGAGCTGGACTCCCAGCCCCGATGCAGATGTAATTGGTTATAAGGTGTATCAGAACGGTACCTTAGTTGCTGCTACAAAAGGCACGTCTGTTACCATTGATCACCTTAGTCCTTCTACAACGTATAATTATACGGTAAAAGCATATGACAATGGTTATCTGCTTTCACCGGACAGCAATATTCTTCCTGTCACTACATTAGCTTCGGATTCGTATGCTAAAGATCTCTTTATTTCAAAATACCTGGAAGGGTCAACTAACGGTAACAAAGCGATCGAAATCACCAATAAAACAGGTCATTCTGTCAATTTAAGTGATTATAAATTGTCTATTCAGCTGCAGGGAAGCAATAACAGTCATTATTTTCCTGCTCCTTTTGAAATGGAAGGGGTAGTTCAGAATAATGAAACTTTTGTTGTTTTAAATCCGTCGGCCAGCTTTTCTTGCTATACGAATGATCAGGCAAAGTTTGTAACAGCTGCCCCCCAGATGACCTTTTATGGATATAATTACCTTGAATTGAGATACAAGTCTGTAACAATAGATGCATTGGGTGTGACAGGGCAAAATAATTCTACAGCTTTAAAAGATGTTTCTTTGTATAGAAAAGCTTCTGTCAACCAACCGGCGAGTACTTTCAATCTTAATGAATGGGAGGCTTATCCTACGGATTATTGTCAGAACCTTGGCGGAACATTGTCAACTTCAGAACTAATCACTTCTGCAGACAAAGTCCTGAAAATATACCCGAATCCGGTATACGACAACCTTTTTGTAAGCGGAGACCCTGAAAAGATAAAAACTGCCCAGGTCATTGACCTTTCAGGAAAAGTGATCTATACAGAGAAAAATCCGTTCAGAAACAAAAAAAATATTTCTATGCAGGGAATTCCTGCAGGGACATACTTTCTGAGGCTTGATGACAAAGTAGAGCAGTTTATTAAGAAATAG
- a CDS encoding acyl-CoA dehydrogenase family protein, protein MNTETIDNIKMIAETAREFAEKNIRPNIMEWDESQTFPKDLFHQLGEMGFMGVVVPEQYGGSGLGYHEYVTILDEISQVDPSIGLSVAAHNSLCTNHIYEFGNEEQRNKWLPQLASGKVIGAWGLTEHNTGSDSGGMSTTAVKDGDDWIINGAKNFITHAISGDIAVVMTRTGEKGAKNNSTAFVLEKGMPGFTSGKKENKLGMRASETAELIFDNVRVPDSHRLGEVGEGFKQAMKILDGGRISIAALSLGTARGAYKAALKYAKERHQFGKAISEFQAINFMLADMATEIDAAELLIQRAATLKNAKQKMTKEGAMAKLYASEACVRIANNAVQIFGGYGYTKDFPAEKFYRDSKLCTIGEGTSEIQRLVIGRDITK, encoded by the coding sequence ATGAATACAGAGACTATTGACAACATCAAAATGATAGCGGAGACAGCTAGAGAATTTGCAGAGAAGAATATCCGTCCGAATATAATGGAATGGGATGAGAGCCAGACATTCCCTAAAGATTTATTTCACCAACTGGGAGAAATGGGTTTTATGGGTGTTGTAGTTCCTGAGCAATATGGAGGCTCTGGTTTGGGATATCATGAATATGTTACAATCCTTGACGAGATTTCTCAGGTAGATCCGTCAATCGGTCTTTCTGTAGCAGCACACAATTCTCTTTGCACCAATCATATTTATGAATTCGGTAACGAAGAACAAAGAAATAAATGGCTTCCTCAGTTGGCTTCAGGAAAAGTAATCGGTGCCTGGGGATTAACGGAGCATAATACAGGTTCAGATTCCGGAGGAATGTCTACTACAGCTGTAAAAGACGGCGATGACTGGATCATCAACGGAGCTAAAAACTTTATTACCCATGCCATTTCGGGAGATATTGCCGTTGTGATGACAAGAACAGGGGAAAAAGGTGCTAAAAACAATTCTACAGCTTTTGTTTTGGAAAAAGGAATGCCTGGTTTTACTTCCGGGAAAAAAGAAAATAAATTAGGTATGCGTGCTTCAGAAACGGCAGAGCTTATTTTCGACAATGTACGTGTTCCGGATTCACACCGTTTAGGTGAAGTAGGCGAAGGTTTCAAACAAGCTATGAAGATTTTGGATGGAGGAAGAATCTCTATTGCGGCTTTAAGTTTGGGTACTGCAAGAGGTGCTTACAAAGCTGCTTTAAAATATGCTAAAGAAAGACACCAGTTTGGGAAGGCAATCTCTGAATTCCAGGCAATCAACTTTATGCTTGCCGATATGGCAACGGAAATTGATGCTGCGGAACTGCTTATCCAGAGAGCAGCCACACTGAAAAATGCCAAACAGAAAATGACCAAAGAAGGGGCAATGGCCAAATTATATGCTTCTGAAGCTTGCGTAAGGATTGCCAATAATGCCGTTCAGATTTTTGGAGGCTATGGATACACCAAGGACTTCCCTGCTGAGAAATTCTACAGAGATTCCAAACTTTGCACTATTGGAGAAGGTACTTCTGAAATCCAGCGACTGGTGATCGGAAGAGATATCACAAAATAA
- a CDS encoding DinB family protein → MIKQALLGEFLHEAENTRKILKAIPDSALDWKPSEKNWTTAQLASHIAEVYNWYEPTFNQDTFDMGKYEYDKGDISKAENILTKFEENVAKAQHALENSDEATYFNEWKMEMHGNVLFPPSPRIQVVRGFLYNHLYHHRGELVVYLRSTGNKVPGLYGPTADDKM, encoded by the coding sequence ATGATTAAACAGGCACTTTTAGGTGAATTTCTGCATGAAGCAGAAAACACCAGAAAAATTTTGAAAGCAATTCCTGACAGCGCCCTGGACTGGAAACCGTCTGAAAAAAACTGGACGACTGCCCAACTGGCTTCTCATATTGCTGAAGTATACAACTGGTATGAACCCACTTTCAACCAGGATACTTTTGATATGGGAAAATATGAATACGACAAAGGAGATATTTCCAAAGCTGAAAATATCCTTACAAAATTTGAAGAAAATGTTGCCAAAGCACAGCACGCGCTTGAAAACTCTGATGAAGCCACTTATTTCAATGAATGGAAAATGGAGATGCATGGAAATGTGCTTTTTCCTCCTTCCCCAAGGATTCAGGTGGTTAGAGGCTTTCTGTATAATCATTTGTATCATCACAGAGGAGAGCTTGTGGTCTATTTAAGATCAACCGGCAATAAAGTTCCCGGGCTTTACGGACCTACTGCTGATGATAAAATGTAA
- a CDS encoding reprolysin-like metallopeptidase has translation MKKQLTLIGMLLITGVSFAQTDRLWSETSKRTSSEIFENKSGINNPKVYNLDINGLKNALAKAPKRLAVGEKSELIISFPNSQGKMENFKVRENSNFTPELAAKYPDIKSYIGQGLEDPNSTVYFSVSPLGLSSMEIYGDRSAVFIEPYSKDLSTYVVYRKSDKKDDLSKFECSVIDVAQKGAASSALAARPNADDSKLRTFRLALSCTGEYTAYFGGTKAQALAAMNNTMTRVNGVFEKDFAARMVLIANNDAVIYTNASTDPYSPSSGMNNWNSQLQSTLTSVIGEANYDIGHLFGASGGGGNAGCIGCICVNGSKGSGYTSPADAIPSGDNFDIDYVAHEMGHQFGGNHTFSMSNEGTGANMEPGSGSTIMGYAGITSQDIQPHSDAFFHAISIQQITNNIKAKTCSVNTSTGNSIPTANAGLDYTIPKGTPFMLTGTGTDADGDSLTYIWEQMDNASSSQTGSSSAASATKTSGPNFRSWTPTASPTRYFPRMASILNGATTTAGSEITVEALSSVARTLNFRFTVRDNRAGGSGNNSDDAVITVNGTAGPFSVTSQNSATTYTGGSSQTITWNVAGTTANNVNAANVDILWSTDNGNTWTTLLAGTPNDGSQAVTIPNTSTTSGRIMVKGSNHIFFDVNNANITVNAGSGTPDTTAPTAPTLAASGTTATSTNLSWSGATDNVGVTGYDVYQGTSLIGSTASTTYTVTGLTPSTTYTFSVKAKDAAGNASSSSNTVNVTTLSGGTVSYCSSSASNTADERIGNVKFGTINNTSTGTAGYENFTAISTNVTRGTAYTLSITPVWTSTKYSEAYAVYIDYNGDGDFTDSGELAWSKAGSTTSPVTGSITIPSTATLGTTRMRVMMKYSSIPTSSCEAYTYGQVEDYTLNIVSSGKGDISNTNNLITDIKLYPNPVKDQLYISNTSSEDYKIFDMGGKLIDSGKLQRGSVNVNNLVKGAYMIQIGETTKRFIKN, from the coding sequence ATGAAAAAACAACTAACCCTGATCGGAATGCTTCTCATTACGGGTGTTTCTTTCGCACAAACTGACCGCCTTTGGTCCGAAACTTCTAAAAGAACCTCATCAGAGATCTTTGAAAACAAATCCGGAATCAACAATCCAAAGGTATACAACCTGGATATCAACGGATTGAAAAATGCTCTGGCAAAGGCTCCCAAAAGACTGGCAGTTGGCGAAAAATCGGAACTCATTATTTCCTTTCCAAATTCTCAAGGAAAAATGGAAAATTTCAAAGTGAGAGAGAATTCCAACTTTACCCCTGAATTGGCTGCAAAATATCCGGATATCAAATCCTATATCGGCCAAGGACTTGAAGACCCAAATTCAACGGTATATTTCAGTGTTTCTCCGCTAGGACTATCCTCAATGGAAATATATGGCGACAGATCAGCTGTATTCATCGAGCCTTACTCTAAAGATCTTTCCACCTACGTGGTTTATAGAAAATCGGATAAAAAAGACGACCTCAGTAAATTTGAATGCTCTGTAATAGATGTAGCACAGAAAGGCGCTGCCAGTTCAGCCCTTGCCGCAAGACCTAATGCAGATGATTCCAAATTAAGAACTTTCAGACTGGCATTATCCTGCACGGGAGAATATACGGCTTATTTTGGCGGGACAAAAGCTCAGGCTTTAGCAGCAATGAACAATACGATGACCCGCGTAAACGGAGTTTTTGAAAAAGACTTTGCTGCAAGAATGGTACTCATTGCCAATAATGATGCTGTTATTTATACCAACGCTTCTACAGATCCCTATTCCCCTTCTTCAGGAATGAACAACTGGAATTCACAATTGCAAAGCACTTTAACTTCCGTAATCGGAGAAGCCAATTATGACATCGGTCATTTATTCGGCGCATCCGGAGGTGGAGGTAATGCAGGCTGCATAGGCTGTATCTGTGTTAACGGATCTAAAGGAAGCGGTTATACTTCTCCGGCAGATGCCATTCCTTCAGGAGATAATTTTGATATTGATTACGTAGCTCACGAAATGGGACACCAATTCGGAGGAAATCATACTTTCTCAATGAGCAATGAAGGCACAGGAGCCAATATGGAACCGGGTTCGGGTTCTACCATTATGGGGTATGCAGGAATCACAAGCCAGGATATCCAGCCTCACTCAGATGCATTTTTCCATGCCATCAGTATTCAGCAAATCACAAATAATATTAAGGCAAAAACCTGTTCCGTAAACACCAGTACAGGAAATTCAATCCCTACCGCTAATGCAGGCCTGGATTATACCATTCCGAAAGGGACACCGTTTATGCTGACCGGAACAGGAACAGATGCTGACGGGGATTCTCTAACGTATATCTGGGAGCAGATGGATAATGCATCATCTTCTCAGACCGGGTCAAGTTCCGCTGCAAGTGCAACCAAAACATCCGGGCCTAATTTCAGATCCTGGACACCTACTGCATCTCCTACAAGATATTTCCCAAGGATGGCATCCATCTTAAACGGGGCGACTACTACTGCAGGCTCAGAAATTACTGTTGAAGCTCTTTCATCAGTGGCCAGGACTCTTAATTTCAGATTTACGGTACGCGATAACAGAGCCGGAGGTTCGGGAAACAATTCTGATGATGCGGTAATCACTGTAAACGGTACTGCCGGTCCATTTAGTGTAACTTCTCAAAACTCCGCAACAACTTATACAGGAGGAAGCTCGCAAACCATTACCTGGAATGTTGCAGGAACTACAGCAAACAATGTGAATGCTGCCAACGTAGATATCCTTTGGTCCACCGATAACGGAAATACCTGGACTACCCTATTGGCAGGCACTCCAAATGATGGTTCACAAGCGGTAACGATTCCTAATACTTCCACAACATCCGGAAGAATCATGGTAAAAGGGTCTAATCATATCTTCTTTGATGTAAATAATGCCAATATTACAGTGAATGCAGGTTCAGGAACTCCGGACACTACCGCACCTACTGCGCCTACTCTTGCAGCTTCAGGAACTACTGCTACCAGCACTAATCTTTCCTGGTCCGGAGCCACAGACAATGTTGGGGTGACTGGCTATGATGTATACCAGGGCACTTCATTAATCGGTTCTACTGCTTCTACAACGTATACGGTTACCGGATTGACTCCATCTACCACATACACTTTCTCTGTTAAAGCTAAAGATGCAGCAGGAAACGCTTCTTCTTCAAGCAATACCGTAAATGTTACAACGCTTTCGGGAGGAACAGTCAGCTATTGTTCTTCTTCAGCATCCAATACTGCTGATGAAAGAATCGGAAATGTTAAATTCGGAACTATCAACAATACTTCAACAGGAACAGCCGGCTATGAGAACTTTACTGCAATCTCTACCAATGTTACCAGAGGAACAGCCTATACCCTTTCTATAACTCCTGTGTGGACTTCTACAAAATATAGCGAGGCTTATGCTGTATATATTGATTATAACGGTGACGGAGATTTCACAGACAGCGGTGAGCTTGCCTGGTCAAAAGCTGGATCTACAACATCACCTGTAACTGGTTCCATTACGATCCCGTCAACAGCTACTCTTGGAACAACGAGAATGCGGGTAATGATGAAATACAGCAGCATTCCTACTTCATCTTGTGAAGCCTATACGTATGGACAGGTTGAAGATTATACCCTGAATATCGTTTCTTCAGGAAAAGGAGATATCTCGAACACCAATAACCTGATCACAGATATTAAGTTGTATCCAAACCCTGTAAAAGATCAATTATATATTTCAAATACATCATCTGAAGATTATAAAATCTTCGATATGGGTGGAAAACTAATTGATTCCGGAAAACTTCAAAGAGGATCAGTAAATGTAAATAACCTTGTAAAAGGAGCTTATATGATTCAAATCGGAGAAACAACAAAGAGATTTATCAAAAATTAA
- a CDS encoding pyrophosphohydrolase domain-containing protein, with protein MDKIDSLNQVAEFHTTFKAPILDTPQIPSPERCNLRVELLQEELNELKQAIADQNIVEIADALCDLQYVLSGAVLEFGLGNKFVELFNEVQRSNMSKACDNEEQAKETVEFYKEKGVESFYEKSGEKLNVYRRADHKVLKNKYYSPADLKSIIEK; from the coding sequence ATGGATAAAATTGATAGTCTGAACCAAGTAGCAGAATTCCATACTACTTTTAAAGCCCCTATTTTAGATACCCCACAAATTCCTTCTCCTGAAAGGTGTAACCTTAGGGTAGAGCTTCTACAGGAAGAATTAAACGAATTAAAACAGGCTATTGCCGACCAGAATATTGTAGAAATTGCTGATGCACTTTGTGATCTTCAGTATGTTTTGAGTGGTGCTGTGCTTGAATTCGGGCTTGGCAACAAATTTGTAGAATTATTCAACGAAGTTCAGCGTTCCAATATGTCAAAGGCTTGTGATAATGAAGAGCAGGCAAAAGAAACGGTTGAATTTTATAAAGAAAAAGGAGTAGAATCTTTTTATGAAAAGTCCGGAGAAAAACTAAATGTTTACAGACGTGCTGATCATAAAGTATTAAAGAACAAATACTACTCTCCTGCCGATTTAAAATCAATTATTGAAAAATAA
- a CDS encoding TlpA family protein disulfide reductase, protein MKKFITHIVAFSSLFFAAQQLSAQKVVINREVESQKDGKMLLGYQSKDQFLKAPYADWYVKEHDEYALDQKAISELKKERISSYDMIVFIGTWCEDSHRDFPRLMKILEEVSYPDSKLTIIAVNRKKESPTGDESLYNVQKVPTIIVKRYGKEVGRIVEMPTSGYIERDLAEILKKNDSSVIKEIFK, encoded by the coding sequence ATGAAAAAATTTATTACCCATATTGTTGCCTTTTCGAGCCTCTTTTTTGCTGCCCAGCAATTGAGTGCCCAAAAAGTAGTTATTAACCGCGAGGTAGAGTCCCAAAAGGATGGAAAAATGCTTTTAGGATATCAGTCTAAGGATCAGTTTTTAAAAGCTCCTTATGCCGACTGGTATGTAAAAGAACATGATGAATACGCCCTTGATCAGAAAGCTATCAGCGAACTGAAAAAGGAAAGAATCAGTTCTTATGACATGATTGTTTTCATAGGTACCTGGTGTGAAGACAGCCACAGAGATTTCCCAAGGCTAATGAAAATACTGGAGGAAGTAAGTTATCCCGACAGTAAGCTTACCATTATTGCGGTTAACCGTAAAAAAGAATCTCCCACCGGAGACGAAAGTCTTTATAATGTCCAGAAAGTTCCTACCATCATTGTCAAAAGATACGGGAAGGAAGTGGGAAGAATTGTAGAGATGCCTACTAGCGGATATATTGAAAGAGATTTGGCAGAAATTTTGAAAAAGAACGATTCATCTGTAATCAAAGAAATTTTTAAATAA
- a CDS encoding DUF4230 domain-containing protein: MRNYKVIISFLAGAGVVLLLFFGLKSCLNMGGKTEKSDYYILTNQISKMNKMVVIEQNTSSMQKTKMGYEVFGKEVSNNSIITYTKTNAQVSYDLNKMKIEVDSINKKLVITELPDADIRITPSVEIQSLDDSFFNRITEKDIKNVTEKAKETAIKSIDQNQLRSQGRKQLLENLDNIFVLAKALNYTIEDKTGKIGILNL; the protein is encoded by the coding sequence TTGAGAAATTATAAAGTAATTATATCGTTTCTGGCAGGTGCAGGTGTTGTACTGCTGTTGTTTTTTGGTCTTAAATCATGCCTGAATATGGGTGGAAAAACGGAAAAATCAGATTATTATATTCTGACCAACCAGATTTCCAAGATGAATAAAATGGTGGTGATAGAGCAAAACACATCCAGTATGCAGAAAACCAAGATGGGCTATGAAGTATTTGGAAAGGAAGTGTCTAACAACAGCATTATTACCTATACCAAAACCAATGCACAGGTTTCCTATGATCTTAATAAAATGAAGATCGAGGTAGATTCTATCAACAAAAAGCTGGTGATCACCGAACTTCCTGATGCAGATATCAGAATCACCCCAAGCGTTGAAATTCAATCCCTGGATGATTCATTTTTCAACAGGATTACAGAGAAAGATATTAAAAACGTAACGGAAAAAGCCAAAGAAACTGCTATTAAATCTATTGATCAGAATCAGCTGAGAAGCCAGGGCCGTAAACAATTATTGGAAAATCTCGATAATATCTTTGTTTTGGCAAAAGCTTTAAACTATACCATAGAAGATAAAACCGGCAAAATCGGCATTTTAAATCTTTGA
- the leuB gene encoding 3-isopropylmalate dehydrogenase yields MHRNYFKIAVLPGDGIGPEVIRESIKILDVIAEVFQCQFQFEYGSIGAEAIFKTGDPLPEETLKICKESDAVLFGAIGDPAFDNNPEAKVRPEQGLLKLRKELGLFANIRPLQTYPSLIEKSPLKREVIEGADIQIFRELVSGIYFGEKFTDPEGSYAYDVCQYSREDITPIAHMAFKEAQKRRKKLTLIDKANVLDTSRLWRKVCQEIAPEYPDVQLDYMFVDNAAMQLILNPKQFDVILTENMFGDIISDEASVIGGSIGLLPSASIGEKNALFEPIHGSYPQAKGKGIANPVASILSVAMMLDHLQLHQAADKLRQSVEHAIENKYVTIDLNTKQHYSTGEVGSFIADYIKYSEKSYYNFENVKIGKSTIV; encoded by the coding sequence ATGCATAGAAATTATTTTAAAATTGCAGTTCTTCCCGGAGATGGGATTGGTCCTGAAGTGATCCGAGAAAGTATTAAGATATTGGATGTCATCGCTGAAGTTTTTCAATGTCAGTTTCAATTTGAGTATGGTTCTATTGGAGCGGAAGCTATTTTTAAAACCGGAGACCCATTGCCTGAAGAAACTTTAAAAATCTGTAAGGAATCCGACGCGGTCCTTTTTGGAGCAATAGGCGATCCTGCATTTGATAATAATCCTGAAGCGAAAGTAAGGCCTGAACAGGGATTGTTGAAACTGAGAAAAGAATTGGGTTTATTTGCCAATATCCGCCCTCTTCAGACATACCCTTCGCTTATTGAAAAAAGCCCGCTGAAAAGAGAAGTTATTGAAGGGGCAGATATCCAGATCTTCAGGGAACTGGTAAGCGGGATTTATTTTGGAGAGAAATTTACAGATCCTGAAGGTTCTTATGCCTATGATGTTTGCCAATACAGCAGGGAAGACATTACCCCGATTGCTCATATGGCCTTTAAAGAAGCTCAGAAGAGAAGAAAGAAACTTACACTTATTGACAAAGCTAATGTATTGGATACTTCAAGGCTGTGGAGAAAGGTCTGCCAGGAAATTGCACCGGAATATCCTGATGTGCAGCTGGACTACATGTTTGTAGATAATGCAGCCATGCAGCTGATCCTTAATCCTAAACAGTTTGATGTTATTCTGACCGAAAATATGTTCGGGGATATCATTTCTGATGAAGCCAGCGTAATTGGCGGTTCTATCGGGTTACTTCCGTCTGCCTCCATAGGTGAAAAGAATGCCCTGTTTGAACCTATCCACGGATCCTATCCACAGGCAAAGGGTAAAGGAATTGCCAATCCTGTTGCCTCTATCCTGAGTGTTGCCATGATGCTTGATCATCTTCAGCTTCATCAGGCAGCGGATAAATTAAGACAATCGGTAGAACATGCCATTGAAAATAAATATGTTACTATTGATCTTAATACAAAGCAGCATTATTCTACCGGTGAGGTGGGAAGCTTTATTGCAGATTATATCAAATATTCCGAGAAATCGTATTATAACTTTGAAAACGTGAAAATCGGAAAATCAACTATCGTATAA